The window CCCTACGGCAGCCAGACCCTGGGTCTGCTCTGGGTCTTTCACACCAACATCCAGACCATGGACGTCCAGTTGGTCTCCAGCCGGGATGGCATCAAGTGGGATCGGAGCGTCTACCGGCGGCCGCTGATCTACCTCGGCTACCAGAGAAACGAGTATTCGGGCAAGAGCTTCGACAGCGGGATGATCTGGCCCATCACGGCTCCCGTGGTCAAGGATGGAATGGTCTGGATCTACTACTCCGGGTTCGACAACCTCCACAACGCCCCGTCGGAGGACCACACGGGAGAGATCGGATTGGCCCGCATGCGGCAGGACGGCTTCGTTGCCCTCGACGCCACTGCCGAGGGCTCGGTTCTAACCAAGCCGCTGCAGTTCTCGGGGAGCACACTCCAAGTGAACGCCCGCCTGCTCCGGCGGGAGGGGGACGCGTCGGAGGCGCCGGGGGAGGTGACCTTCAACGACAGCCCCAACCAGGAAGGCTATCTGAAGGTGGAGATCCAGGACGCGGCAGGGAACCCCATTCCCGGGTACGAAGCCGATGCTTCCAGTCTGGCACCGGCAGACGGGGTCTATTCCAAGGTCTCGTGGGAGGGGAAGGAGAGCCTGGAAGAGCTTCAAGATCGACCGGTTCGTTTGAAGTTTATTCTGAGCAGAACCCGTCTATATTCCTTCCAAATCAACTGAATTGAGGGGGGCGTTCCTGGCGGCGAAAGTAACATTCTCCCTGGTGCTCATGATCCTGGCGGCCCTGGCCCGGGCCGGTGCGGAGCCGGCTGGCCGCGAGTGCTCGGTGGAGCTTCGCATCACCTCGTCCCTCCCCTTTGCCCAGATCCCCGTCGACCCCTGGATCGATTTCGCCTCCCTGGCTGCGGACGCCGGAATCGAAGGCGTTCTCGATCCCAACTCGATTCAGGTCGTGGATGCGGTATCGGGGGGTCCTGTGCCTCATGCGCTGAGCCGCGACTTCCACCACGGACATCAGGGACGGGTCCAGTGGGTCGTGGAGGACCCGGAGCGACGAGATTACCGAATCCGGTTTCGGACGGATCCCGTCCGGCCGCCTCTGAACCCCCGCCCGTACATCCCCATGATCGGTACCGGCGATCTGCTTCGCTACAACGCGGGGAAACCGAAACCCATTTCACTCCCCATTCTGGGCGCCTTGGTGGACTTGACGGGGGACGGCAAGCGGGACTTGGTGGGAACGGTGATCTACACGTATTCGCCTGACCGTCCGCCTGGAGGAATCGTTTGCTATCCCCGGGTCGGCGGTGTCGACGAGTTCCAGTTCGGAGAACCGGTCGCCATTCGCTACCTGGAAGAAGCCGGCTCGCCGGAGCCGCGTCACCTGCGGGCCGGTTATCTCCATCTGGACGCGGGAGACCTGAACGGCGACGGCCTGGTGGACCTCGTCTATTCCTCGCCTGCCGACGGCTCACATCAGAATCCCCGCAGCGCCGAAGGTTGGATCGTCTTCCTCATCAACACCGGGCGCCGGGACGATGGAGGACTTCCCCTCTTCCGGGACCACGGCCGCATTTCCCGTCCGCCGGACTGGTGGGGTCCAGTGAGAATCGTGGACCTGGACCAGGACGGAACCCAGGACCTGTTCGTCGGATCCATGTTTCGAGGTCAGGACATTCCACCTGACGGCCGGGGTTACTTCATTAGAAATAGGAATCCCGAGGGCTGGCCCTTTCGGCCGGGGTCTCCTGTACGAATCGATCCGGGAGTCCGGGCCAGTTTCTACGACGTGGACCAGGACGGCCGTCCGGACAGCGTCTGCCTGGTCACCGATCCCGACGCCGAGAGGAAGAAACATTTCTACCGGGTGGCGTGGCGCCGGAACCAGGGTGGAACGGTTCCAAGGTTTGGTTCGCCTCGCCTGTTGGAACAGATCGGAGCCCGGGCCGCCTATTTCACCGCGTCCGTCCCGTCGGGCCGCCGCCAGGGGTTGCTGGTGGCCTACGACCACCTCCGAAAGTTGGCCTTCTTCGAACATCTTCAGGATGATGCCGAAAAGGAACCGGCTTTCCGCCGCCACGAGGCACTGTCGTTGTCTGCGCATGCGATTCTGGGAGAACAATCGACGCCTTATCCCTGCGACTGGGACGGAGACGGGGACTGGGATCTGCTGGCCGGCGACGGATTCGGCTTCGTCCGCGTCCTGATCAACCAAGGCACCGAGTCCCGGCCGGTATTCGTCCGGGAAGAGCCGGTCCGGTCCCAGGGGGAACCGATCCGCCTCTTCATGAGCCAGGTCTTTCCCGGGCTGGAGGACTACGGGCACAATATGGGCTACACGCACCCGGTCTACGTCGACTGGGACGGAGACCGGCTGCCGGACCTGTTGTTGCCCAACCTCACCAACCGGATCTACTGGTACCGGAACATCGGCACCCGGAGCCGCCCCAGGTTCGGTCCCCGGCTCCAGGTTTTGTGCGAGGGGTATCCGGACGGAAAGGACCTCTTGCGCGCGACGGCCAAATTGTTGGGGGCCGGAACCGGCCAGTGGAGGAAACGGGTTCCCAACCGCCATCAGCCGTTTCGCTGGAGGGCCCGGGCCGCCTTTGCCGACCTTACCGGTGACGGTCTCACCGATCTCGTGACGGCTGCGTCCGTCACTTGGGATACCCGCCTGTTCCGAAGGTTCCGGGACGGGGAGGGGAGGCTTCGGCTCCGGGACGACGGACCCTTTCGCCTTCCCGGAGGCGAAACCATCCAGGCAGTCGATCTCCAGCCGAGCCAGTTCTTCCTGGTGGACTGGAACGGGGACGGACTGCTGGACCTCTTCTTCAACGAATGTTGGCGAAGGACGGCGGAGTGGGACCACAATCCAACCCGGCCTCTGATCTATCCCAACATCGGCACCCCCACGGAACCGCGCTTCGGACGCCCGCAGGTTCTGTCCCTCTTCGGAAAACCGTTGGAAGGGCTTGGCTCGCACGGTCCCTACTACGGATTTCGGGACCTGGACGGCGACGCAAAACCGGACATCCTGGCCTCGCCGGAAATGGGAACCTACTACTTCTACCGGCACACGGCGCTGGAACTGGACGAACGCCCCGCCGTCCGCCTGGGCCGCACCGTGGTGTCGGATCGCTAAGCACGGATGCAGGTTCCCGAGAGACGCCCGTTCGCATCACGAAGGGTGAGGGCCGCCGCCCGCACCATCATCCGAACGTTGCTGTTGGCCCTTCTCACCGGCTCGGCGGCGGAGTCTGCATCGCCGCCACGGCCGAACATCATCCTGATCATGGCGGACGATCTGGGCTACTCGGACCTGGGCTGCTACGGGGGGGAGATCCGGACGCCGAATCTGGACCGCCTGGCCCGCGACGGGCTCCGTTTCTCGCAGTTCTACAACAACGCCATCTGTCCGGCCAGCCGGGCGTCGTTGCTCAGCGGACTCTATTCCCAACAGGTGGGAGATCGGCGTTTCCTGGGATGCGTCACCTTGGCGGAAGCACTCAAGGCCGCCGGCTACCGGACCCTCATGTCGGGCAAGTGGCACCTGGACGGCCATCCGTTGAAACGGGGGTTCGAGCGTTACTACGGACTCCTGACGGGAACCTGCAATCACTTCAATCCGGGCCGGAGACGATCCGGTGAGCCGGAGCCGGGCAAGAAGTTTGCCGGCGACGAGCAACCCTTCTCCATCGAAGGGAAGGTCTTTCGCCCCTACACGCCGGACGACCGCCGGTTCTACAGCACCGACGCCTTCACCGACCACGCCATCGGCTATCTGAAGCAGTACGGCCGGGAGAAACGCCCCTTCTTTCTCTACCTCGCCTACACCGTTCCCCATTATCCGCTGCATGCCTGGCCGGAAGACATTGCCCGCTACCGGGGCCGTTTCATGGCGGGTTGGGACACTCTCCGCCGGGAACGCCACCGGCGTCTGGTCCGCGAAGGTTTGATCTCCGACCAATCGGAACTGCCTCCTCGCAGCCCCCACGCGCCGGCCTGGGACGAGGTGCCGGACAAGGAAGCCTGGGACCTGAAGATGGCGGTCTACGCCGCCATGGTGGACCGAATGGACCAGAACATCGGCCGCCTCATGGAGACCGTGCGGTCGCTGGGCAAGGAGAGGAACACTCTGGTTCTGTTTCTGTCCGACAACGGCGCCAGCGACGAGGACCGGACCCGGACGCCCGGCCTGCGGCCGGGTCCGGTGGAATCCTACCGATCTGTGGACCTCCCATGGGCCAATCTCAGCAACACGCCATTCCGCCAGTTCAAGCGATGGAACCACGAAGGCGGCATCGCCACGCCCCTGGTGGCGTACTGGCCCCGGGGAATTGCGCGGCCGGGAAGGATCAGCCCGGAACTCGGCCACCTCATCGACATCATGGCCACCTGCCTGGAGGTCGCCGGAGCCGACTATCCGTCAGAGGTGAACGGGATGAAGATCCCGCCGTTGGAGGGCCGGAGCCTGCTTCCCATCTTCCAGGGAAGCACTCGGGAGGGCCACGAGGCGCTCTTCTGGAATCAACGGGGTCTCTGGCGGGCGGTGCGGCAGGGGAGGTGGAAGCTGGTTTCGCCCGACCACTGGATTCGCTACCAGCCTTGGCGGCCTTCGGGGACAGACTGGACCGTTCCTCCCGCCCCGGAAGATGCGGAAAGCCTGTGGCAGCTCTTCGACATGGACGCGGACCGAACCGAGAAGCGAAACCTTGCGTCCCGGCATCCAAAGCGGGTGAAGGCGATGGGCCGCCTCTATCAGGCTTGGAAACAGAGGGTTTCGAAAGATGGAGAATCGGCCCTGGAAGGAGAAATGAGGGGGGAGGAGTGAGGAGTTCCCCGCCTCCTTTCTTGAGATTTGGAATTTGTGATTTTCCCCGGATGGAGGGCGTATGTTTCCCATATTCATGAGTCCTTACGGAATACATACTAAGAATGTTTCGAGAAGTCTGATCGGAACCGTGTGCCCTCTCGTGTCCGTCCTCGCGCTGGGGACCGGCCTGTTTGCGGAGATTCGGATCGAGCCCGAAGCGCCGCGCTGGGGTCAAGACTTTGTCGTTCGGGTCACTCCGGATTTCCCGCGGGGACGGCTTTTCCCGAATGATCGTGTATTCATCAACATGTCGACTTGGCATCAGGATGTCCTTTCCACATTCAATGAGAAGGCCGTTTGGAACGGAGAGGAGTTCATCGCTCGGCTGACGTTGCCCGGCAACTGCGAATGGGCGTCGGTCAGGGTCCGGACGCCGGAAAAGATTTTTCGTGGCAAGGGTTTTGCGCCTCGGGCGGATAGTGGAGAAATGCCGCTCGGAACCCAGGTCTTGGCGTCATGCAGGCCGCGTACGGACCTCTCGACGTGCAATGAGTCCATCGTTAGCGCACTCGCTGAACATCCGAATCTTTGGTGGCTCTATCCCAAGATCTGGGGGCTGAGACAAAGGCTGTTGAAGAATCTCGACAGCGATGAAGTCATTTCACAGCTTCGCAAGATGGAACTCCACGAAACGGGACCGTCGTTGCTTCGGACCCTGTCCATGGGCTATTGGCTTGCAGATCGGTCCGGTCGCGCGTTTGAGAATTTGACCGAACTCTGCACTCGGTTTCCTGAATCGAGATACTCAGTGCAGGCCCTCAACGAAGCCATGTTCTGGATATCGACTCAGGGACTGGACCACTTGAACTCTCCGCTGGAAATGCTGCAAGCGAAGGTCGTAAGCGACGCACCGGCCAATTCACGACTGTGGAAGGACAGGAAATCCGTCCTCTGGCTCACGAGCAACACAAAGATGAGCCTGGAGGCCACTCGCCACCTTTTTGCCGTATGGGTCGACGAGGACCCGGCAGACCCCCATCCCTATCTTCTGCTGGCAAATGCGCTGTACCGGGAAGGGAACTCGGACGAAGAGGCTGAGCGGCTCATCGACCGGTCGCTTGAGCTCTACTACACGCCGCAAGCCTTTGTTTCCGACAAGCGCCTGAGGGATCAGGCCTTCAGGATTCGCGCCCGGCTTCGGCTCCGGAACGGGAATGCTGAAGGGGCCCTGGCCGACGTCAAGATGGCTCAAGCGGACGCACGAGGGCGATCGACGGAGGACCTGGAAATCGAGGCGGCAATCTGGACGAACGTCGGCCACCTCCGCCGCGCCGAGGAGATTCTCGTAGAAGCCTATCGAATGGGATCCGCGACGGCCGCGGAGATGTTAAAGAACGCCTTCGTTGCCCGCACCGGAGACAGCCGCGGTTTTGACGATTACCTCATGACCCGGTTGACCGGTGAATCTCCGGAACTGGAACCTGCCCCGCAGATCCGAGGGACGACACTGGAGGGCGTCCGGCTGACGCCCGAGTTGTTGAGGGGAAAGCCGGTGGTGGTGAACTTCTGGTTCACCAGTTGCGGGCCGTGCATCAAGGAAATCCCCGAGTTGAACGCTTTGGCGACCGAGTTTTCGGGCAAGGCCAGATTTCTGGCCTTCGCCACGGATGACGCGGAACCGATCAAGGAGTTCCTGAAGCGCCGGGAGTTCCGCTACGAGATCATTCCATCCTCCAGCCGGCTGGCACGGGCATTCGGGGTTGAGGCCTACCCGAGCCACTACATCATCGACGGCGAAGGCAACATCGTCTGGAGTGCCCTCGGTGCCGCTCCGAAAACCGTGGAGATTCTGGGAAACATCCTGCAAAGGCTCTTGAGCGATAAGCCGTTTCCGGTGAAAGGGTTGAGGAAACGGCAAGGGTAGCCGCCATTTCGTTGCCGCCGCCCCGAAGCAGGAGGACCCGGCGAGCGCATCTCCGAACGGCCTTTCAAGCACAGATGTCACGGTGAATTCTCGACGTGATTTCAAAAATCCCGATTTCCGGTTGAAATAAGGTATCTACCGTACTAGTATATACGTATGTCCAAATCCTTAAGTCGGCAGGAACTGGAGATCATGAAGCTGATCTGGCGTCTGGACAAGGAAGAGGTCACCGTCCGAGACGTCTACGAGGAGCTGCGCCTGCGGCGCCGGATCGCCTACACGTCCGTCATGGGCACCATGCAGAGCCTGGATCGGAAAGGGTTTCTCCGGAAGTGGAGAGAGGGCCGGGCACACATCTATCAACCCACCCGTCCCCGGGAAGAAGTGATTCGTGAGGTGGTGGCGGATCTGGTGGAGCGGGTATTCGGAGGGTCCAGCGAGGCGCTCATGCTGCACCTGGTCGAGCGGCACGACATCTCCAAGGAGAAGCTTCGAGAACTGGAAGAAATGATCGAGGAGGGGTAATGAGCCTGGAACTGTCGTTATCCAATCTCTGGTTCTACAGCCTGCAGACCGGAATCCTGATTCTGGCGGCTGGCCTCCTGGTCCGATTCCTTCGACTTCGAGAGCCCCGCAGTTTGTACCTTTTCTGGAGGGTTCTGCTGGCAGTCTGTCTGCTTCTGGGTTTCCAACCTGGAGTACCGGACCCCTTGTCCGATCCCGTACCGGTACCTCCGGCCGAAGAACTGACGCTTCCTGTTTCTCCGGTGACGGTGAGTGAGACGGACCAAGCTGCTGACGTATTTCCGGTGTTGGGGGTCCTTTTCGTCGCCGGCATTCTACTCCGCCTGATCTGGCTGGGGAACGGCTTCTACAGGCTCCACCGCTTGAGGCGGAGAACTCGACGGCTGGTCCTGCCCCCGCATCTTCAACCGCTGACCGGGGAGATGAGAGTTTCTAGCCGGTTTCGTGTGTCATCCGAGGTCACCGGGCCCGTTACCTTTGGTTGGTTCCGCCCGGTCATCATCTTCCCTGATTCGTTTGCCGAACTGGACCCGGCAATGCAGAAGGCCGTCGCTTGCCATGAGTTGCTGCACGTGAAGAGGAGGGACTGGGTCTGGAATACATTCGAGGAGTTGGTGCGGACCGTGTTCTGGTTCCATCCGGGTTTCTACTGGCTGATCGGCCGAATTCAGTTGACCCGGGAGCAAGTCGTGGATGAACAGGCGGTCGGGCTGCTGGGCTCGAGGAAGACCTACCTCCATTCATTGGTGGAGATCGCAAGGTGGAAGAATTCCGCCGCATCCGTCCCCGCTCCCCTTTTTCTCCGGGAATGCCAGTTCAGCCGCCGGGTGCGGCACTTGATCCAATTGCGGGAGGTACGTATGTCCAAGAATAAATCGACCGTTTTTTGGAGCTTCTGCGTCGCGCTGCTCTTGGCAACCGGATGGTGGAGCCTGGCTGCACTGCCTTTGACGGCCACTCCGCCGGCTCGGATGCCGCAAGAGGAACCAGCTGCCGGGCAGCCGGTTCGAGTCGGTAGCCGGGTCATGGCGAACAAGCTGGTCCACCAGGTTGATCCGGAGATCCCTGGGCAACCGGGGAGTTCCCGCCCGTTGATTCAGTTCATATTGTCCATCGTCATCGACAAAAACGGAGAAGTTCAGCGGGTTGAAGTCTTGCAAGGCGATGAAGCCCATCCCCCCTCGAATTCCGCCGTAGCGGATGCGGTGAAACAGTGGCGCTATGAGCCGTTTCTCCTGGACGGGAAGCCCGTTCCGGTGAGAACCACCGTGTTTCTTCTCTTGCCGCGCGCTGAACCAGTGGGAACCACCGGTTCCCACGCATCGCCGCACCCGGAACCAGCTTTCGATGAGCCTATTCATGTGGGCACCAATATCATGGCGGACAAGCTGATCCACCGGGTCGATCCCGAGATCCCATCGGGCCTGGAAGGCGACGGCCCACTGGGCCTGATCATCTTGTCCGTCGTGGTTGGCAAGAATGGCAAAGTTCAGCAGGTGACTGTCGTTCGGGGTGACAAGGGCGATCCCCGCCTGGATTCTGCCGCTGTGAAGGCCGTAAAGCAGTGGCGTTATGAACCGTATGTCTACCAGGGGAAACCTATAACCGTGAGAACGACCATCCTGCTTCGGATGCCCAAACCAGAATCAGCCGTCGAGGAGCCGGTTCGAGTGGGAGGACGGGTCATGGAGAGCCACCTGATCCACCGGGTTGATCCTGAGTTTTCGACAGAGCTCAAAGAAGCCCGTCCATCGGGTCAGGTCATACTGTCCATCGTGATCGGCAAGAATGGAGAGGTTCAGCAGGTGGAGGTCCTGAAAGGAGACGAGGGAGATCCCGGCTTGAACTCCGCGGCTGCGAACGCCGTCAGCCAATGGCGCTATAAACCCTTTCTCTTGAACGGCATACCCGTTCCCGTAAAAGCCACCGTAGTCGTCCGCTTCCTGCGCGATGCGTCCGTTCCGCAATCGGTCAATCTCAATAATGAGACCCGGAGCCAGATCCGGCACAGGCTTGACAGTGCGTTGAAGGAAGTGGACCGTGCCACAAATGAAATGAGAGCAATCGACATGACGGAGTTCCGGAGCCAGCTTGGGAGCGCTCGGAAAGAATTGGAGCGTGCCAGAAGCAAGTTGGCGGGGATCGACATGAAGGAGCTCCGGCACCGATTTGAAATGGCGCAGAAGAAACTAGAGCGCGCCAGAAGCGAGATGGCAGAAATCGACGTGAGAGAGTTCCGGAGAAAGCTTCAGGAACTGGAGAAAATGATCGAGAGAGAAGAATGAGCCTTGAACTGTGGGTGTCCAACCTCTGGTTCTTCAGCCTTCAGACTGGAATTCTGATTCTGGTCGGGGGAATTCTTCCCTGGGTCTTTCGTTTGCGGGCACCTGGCATCCTGCATCTCTACTGGCGGCTACTCATGGTCGCCTGCCTGCTATTGGCGCTCCAGCCGCTGGCGCCAATACCCGTGCCGGAACCAATTTCCGTTCCATTGGTCGAGGAACTGGTTGCTACCGCCAATCCGTCGCCGGCGGTCCAGGGCAGCACCTCTGCCAATCCGTACGCGTGGCTGGCTGGCCTACTGGTCACCGGCATGCTGCTGCGTCTCATCTGGCTCGGAGTCGGGTTCTACCGGCTCCACCGCCTACAGCGTAGAACCACGCGCCAATCTCTACCGCCGCATCTACACGCTCTTGCGGAAGAGCTGGGAGTCTCCGCGGAATACCGCATGTCGGGCGAAGTTGCCGGGCCCGTCACGTTCGGCTGGTTGCGGCCGGTGATCATCCTCCCCGAATCGTTCGGCCAATTGGAGCAGGGGATGCAGAGAGCCGTGGTCTGCCATGAGCTGTTGCATGTGAAGAGAAGGGACTGGCTTTGGAATACGGTGGACGAATTGGTGCGGTCCCTTTTCTGGTTTCATCCAGCCTTTCACTGGTTGATGGCCCGGATTCAGTTGACCCGGGAGCAGGTGGTGGACGAACAGGCTGTGAGGCTCCTGGGGGCCAGAAAGACCTATCTTCAATCGTTGGTGGAGATTGTTAAGCGGGGAAATAGCGCGTCCTCGTTGCCGGCTCCACTTTTTCTCAAGGAATCTCAGTTCAGCCATCGCGTACGGTTGCTGCTCCAGCTCCGGGAGGTGAAATTGTCCAAGACGAAAACCATCGTTTCTCTGGCCATGTGTTTCGGGTTGCTTGCCGTGGCTGGATGGTGGAGCGTCTTGGCATTGCCGCTGGCACGTCCATCCGTGGGCCGTCTCGCGCAAGCGGAATCTGAGGAAAAAGTGGTCGACCAGATTCTTTTGTTAGGCCATGTCATGGCCAACAGATTGCTTCATCGGGACGAACCCGAATATCCGCTGGCCGCCAAAGAGGCCGGTGTCGAAGGAGTTGTCGTATTGCGGGTCCTCATCGGCAGGAGCGGTGCAATGCAGGAGGCAGAAGTGGTTCGAGGTCACCCCGCGTTGCGGAATGCGGCTTTGGAAGCATTGAAGAGTTGGCACTGGGAGCCGATCAAGGTCGATGGGGAAGCCGTCCCGGTAAGCACAACCGTCGCTATCAATTTTGTCCTCAGGCCAGGCGCTCGAGAGCCGCAGCTCTGGCTCTGGATCGACGCTTCCGGAACCCTCTGGGACGGACAGCGGGAATTGGACGTGGAACTCATTGTCCAGCGGGCCAAGGATTTTGGAAATGTGGTGTTGCTCTGGCCAGGTCCTGACGTTCCCAGGACCCTTCTCGTGGACACGGTCGAGCGTCTGAAGCAGTCGGGAATCGACCATGTCTTTGTACCCAGCGCCACGATGGAGCATTGATCCGACTTCCTGGCATGCCTTGAATTGACAATCGGATCGTAAGGCGGAGGCAAGAGCATGAACAGTTTGATTTTGTTTTCGGCGTTCTTGGGCCTGCTCGGGGCGGAGTACACCGTCGAAGAAGTGCAACAGGAATATAGAGAAATTTTCCGGATCAAGGTCGGGGATCACCCGGAATTCGGCCCGTATATGAATAGTGAAACCAGCAAATTGCCCCGGGGTCACTTCCTTCATGATTTTGTCGAAGAAAATTATTGGTTAATTCACTACCTACAACAGAACAGACCAAAGGTTGACCACGAAAAGCTCGACGAATTGAGGGACGAGCCGGCTACGCTCGCGGAGTTTCACCACCGCTCGTTGGTAGAGGATGAGACCTTTAATACTTCTCTTCTCGCTCTCGTCGGCAGGTACCTTGGAAACCATGGGTTGGAACTGGTTGGCCATGCGGATGCAGCCAGAGAAACGGTCACTGCCGAGCGTTTGACCGGGATCGCAGTGCGTTTCTTTTTTCCGACCACGATCATGGAAGACGGGAGGATCAAAGCATCGGTTTGTGCCGGACTTCACGGTCTGAAGGACTTCGAGGGCGAACGCGATTTGATGCTGGAAGCGTTCTGCTACGAAGCCATCTTCAACGAGTTTGGATCCCGTCAGTACGGCATGATGGACGAGTTCACATCGATCCTGGGCCGAGTCAGAGGTCTTCAACTGTCCACGGACAAGGAGATGAAACTCACCCGTGCTCAAGGGGCAGTGTGGGCACTGCTTGCTTCCAATGAGACGCTCCGGGAAGTGCTTTCAAACGCGTACAAATCGAAGAAAGGGATTTTGCCCTTTGTGGTCGAAGGCCTGGCGCCTTGAACGAGAAGTGCCTCCGAGGCCGGCTTGGCACCTTATCCCCCGTAGTCGTCGCGGTACGTGACCTTCAGGGCGTTGTTGAACAGGTTCAACAGATTGATCAGACCAATCAGGAACGTGAGCTCCACGATCTCCTCGTCCGAGAATTCCTGCCGGAGCCGATCGAAGAAGTCTTCCCCGATACCGTTGGCATCCCGGATCGCTCGCGTCGTATAGTCCAGCGCCAACGCCTCCCTGCGGCTCAGATGCTCCGGCGCGTCCAGGTTCTCGATCTGCGCGTCCGGGATGCCGATCATCCGCATGATGG of the Acidobacteriota bacterium genome contains:
- a CDS encoding VCBS repeat-containing protein, encoding MILAALARAGAEPAGRECSVELRITSSLPFAQIPVDPWIDFASLAADAGIEGVLDPNSIQVVDAVSGGPVPHALSRDFHHGHQGRVQWVVEDPERRDYRIRFRTDPVRPPLNPRPYIPMIGTGDLLRYNAGKPKPISLPILGALVDLTGDGKRDLVGTVIYTYSPDRPPGGIVCYPRVGGVDEFQFGEPVAIRYLEEAGSPEPRHLRAGYLHLDAGDLNGDGLVDLVYSSPADGSHQNPRSAEGWIVFLINTGRRDDGGLPLFRDHGRISRPPDWWGPVRIVDLDQDGTQDLFVGSMFRGQDIPPDGRGYFIRNRNPEGWPFRPGSPVRIDPGVRASFYDVDQDGRPDSVCLVTDPDAERKKHFYRVAWRRNQGGTVPRFGSPRLLEQIGARAAYFTASVPSGRRQGLLVAYDHLRKLAFFEHLQDDAEKEPAFRRHEALSLSAHAILGEQSTPYPCDWDGDGDWDLLAGDGFGFVRVLINQGTESRPVFVREEPVRSQGEPIRLFMSQVFPGLEDYGHNMGYTHPVYVDWDGDRLPDLLLPNLTNRIYWYRNIGTRSRPRFGPRLQVLCEGYPDGKDLLRATAKLLGAGTGQWRKRVPNRHQPFRWRARAAFADLTGDGLTDLVTAASVTWDTRLFRRFRDGEGRLRLRDDGPFRLPGGETIQAVDLQPSQFFLVDWNGDGLLDLFFNECWRRTAEWDHNPTRPLIYPNIGTPTEPRFGRPQVLSLFGKPLEGLGSHGPYYGFRDLDGDAKPDILASPEMGTYYFYRHTALELDERPAVRLGRTVVSDR
- a CDS encoding arylsulfatase → MRAAARTIIRTLLLALLTGSAAESASPPRPNIILIMADDLGYSDLGCYGGEIRTPNLDRLARDGLRFSQFYNNAICPASRASLLSGLYSQQVGDRRFLGCVTLAEALKAAGYRTLMSGKWHLDGHPLKRGFERYYGLLTGTCNHFNPGRRRSGEPEPGKKFAGDEQPFSIEGKVFRPYTPDDRRFYSTDAFTDHAIGYLKQYGREKRPFFLYLAYTVPHYPLHAWPEDIARYRGRFMAGWDTLRRERHRRLVREGLISDQSELPPRSPHAPAWDEVPDKEAWDLKMAVYAAMVDRMDQNIGRLMETVRSLGKERNTLVLFLSDNGASDEDRTRTPGLRPGPVESYRSVDLPWANLSNTPFRQFKRWNHEGGIATPLVAYWPRGIARPGRISPELGHLIDIMATCLEVAGADYPSEVNGMKIPPLEGRSLLPIFQGSTREGHEALFWNQRGLWRAVRQGRWKLVSPDHWIRYQPWRPSGTDWTVPPAPEDAESLWQLFDMDADRTEKRNLASRHPKRVKAMGRLYQAWKQRVSKDGESALEGEMRGEE
- a CDS encoding TlpA disulfide reductase family protein is translated as MQALNEAMFWISTQGLDHLNSPLEMLQAKVVSDAPANSRLWKDRKSVLWLTSNTKMSLEATRHLFAVWVDEDPADPHPYLLLANALYREGNSDEEAERLIDRSLELYYTPQAFVSDKRLRDQAFRIRARLRLRNGNAEGALADVKMAQADARGRSTEDLEIEAAIWTNVGHLRRAEEILVEAYRMGSATAAEMLKNAFVARTGDSRGFDDYLMTRLTGESPELEPAPQIRGTTLEGVRLTPELLRGKPVVVNFWFTSCGPCIKEIPELNALATEFSGKARFLAFATDDAEPIKEFLKRREFRYEIIPSSSRLARAFGVEAYPSHYIIDGEGNIVWSALGAAPKTVEILGNILQRLLSDKPFPVKGLRKRQG
- a CDS encoding BlaI/MecI/CopY family transcriptional regulator — encoded protein: MSKSLSRQELEIMKLIWRLDKEEVTVRDVYEELRLRRRIAYTSVMGTMQSLDRKGFLRKWREGRAHIYQPTRPREEVIREVVADLVERVFGGSSEALMLHLVERHDISKEKLRELEEMIEEG
- a CDS encoding TonB family protein, with the translated sequence MSLELSLSNLWFYSLQTGILILAAGLLVRFLRLREPRSLYLFWRVLLAVCLLLGFQPGVPDPLSDPVPVPPAEELTLPVSPVTVSETDQAADVFPVLGVLFVAGILLRLIWLGNGFYRLHRLRRRTRRLVLPPHLQPLTGEMRVSSRFRVSSEVTGPVTFGWFRPVIIFPDSFAELDPAMQKAVACHELLHVKRRDWVWNTFEELVRTVFWFHPGFYWLIGRIQLTREQVVDEQAVGLLGSRKTYLHSLVEIARWKNSAASVPAPLFLRECQFSRRVRHLIQLREVRMSKNKSTVFWSFCVALLLATGWWSLAALPLTATPPARMPQEEPAAGQPVRVGSRVMANKLVHQVDPEIPGQPGSSRPLIQFILSIVIDKNGEVQRVEVLQGDEAHPPSNSAVADAVKQWRYEPFLLDGKPVPVRTTVFLLLPRAEPVGTTGSHASPHPEPAFDEPIHVGTNIMADKLIHRVDPEIPSGLEGDGPLGLIILSVVVGKNGKVQQVTVVRGDKGDPRLDSAAVKAVKQWRYEPYVYQGKPITVRTTILLRMPKPESAVEEPVRVGGRVMESHLIHRVDPEFSTELKEARPSGQVILSIVIGKNGEVQQVEVLKGDEGDPGLNSAAANAVSQWRYKPFLLNGIPVPVKATVVVRFLRDASVPQSVNLNNETRSQIRHRLDSALKEVDRATNEMRAIDMTEFRSQLGSARKELERARSKLAGIDMKELRHRFEMAQKKLERARSEMAEIDVREFRRKLQELEKMIEREE
- a CDS encoding M56 family metallopeptidase; this encodes MSLELWVSNLWFFSLQTGILILVGGILPWVFRLRAPGILHLYWRLLMVACLLLALQPLAPIPVPEPISVPLVEELVATANPSPAVQGSTSANPYAWLAGLLVTGMLLRLIWLGVGFYRLHRLQRRTTRQSLPPHLHALAEELGVSAEYRMSGEVAGPVTFGWLRPVIILPESFGQLEQGMQRAVVCHELLHVKRRDWLWNTVDELVRSLFWFHPAFHWLMARIQLTREQVVDEQAVRLLGARKTYLQSLVEIVKRGNSASSLPAPLFLKESQFSHRVRLLLQLREVKLSKTKTIVSLAMCFGLLAVAGWWSVLALPLARPSVGRLAQAESEEKVVDQILLLGHVMANRLLHRDEPEYPLAAKEAGVEGVVVLRVLIGRSGAMQEAEVVRGHPALRNAALEALKSWHWEPIKVDGEAVPVSTTVAINFVLRPGAREPQLWLWIDASGTLWDGQRELDVELIVQRAKDFGNVVLLWPGPDVPRTLLVDTVERLKQSGIDHVFVPSATMEH